From the Nostoc sp. PCC 7107 genome, the window TAAATGTTTTTATAAGTTTTACATTATTGGGATCATCAACATCCCATAGTTGAATAATGTGATCATGTCCAGCACTAGCTACAATTTGTTTTTTTGGATGAAATGCAACAGATAGTATTTTTTGATATCCATACCAATGCCCAATAAGTTTTTGCCTCTTGACATCCCATAATTTTAGTTCCCTATCAAAATCTCCGCTAACCAACTTATTACTATCTGGGCTAAAAGCAATGCTATGAACTTGGTCTTTATGGGAATCACTATGATTTCCTAGCAAGTAATTATTTCCTAGCGAGTAAGGCTTATGATTGGTGTCTACTTCTATTAGATAAATATTTTGATCACGGCTACTACTAGCTAGGTAATTACCATCTGGGCTAAAAGCTACAGACAGTACTCGGTCAGTATGTTTAGTAAACCCTGATAATATTTGAGGACTTTGTAAATCTGTTATGTCCCATAAAATAATTTTATTATCATTTCCTGCACTAGCCAGATTATATCCATCAGGATGAAACACAACACATCGGACACGTTTCTCATGTCCCTTGATTTCAGAATTTCCTACCAACTCACAAATATGTTGCCATTTCCCCTCTTGTAACCCCCACAAATAAATTTTATTATCTTCACAAGCACTCGCTAAAATATCAGCATTGGGGCTAAATGCTACTGACCAAACCCAATTACTATGTTTGTCAAGAGTTTGAAGTGGAATATGTGTGCGTTCATGATAATTCCAAAGATGAATTTTACTGTCTTCACCTCCACAAGCAAAGGTTTTACCATCTCTACTTAGTGCTACTGACCAAATACGATTAGCATATCCTTCTAACTTACGGTTAGATAATTCCCATCTTTTGTCTTCCTGATGCCAAAATAAAACAGTGCGTCCATCACCACCACTGACTAAAAGTTTAGGATTATGAGACTGGGGACAAAATGCTAAACTTCTAATCGCATGTTCATGACCCTCCAATGTGTCTATCCAGTTGTTTTCAGAGAAACTCCATAGCTTAATTTTATGCTCACTCTCTCCATTTAAATTATTATCTATACATCCAACAGCAAGAATATTCCCATCTTGATTAAATGCTAGTGTCCGTACTTGACTAATTTCTGTTTTCAGGTCAAATCTCTCCATATAGCGATTATTAGGATCAAGATGCAATAAGTGTAATTTTCCATCTTCTCCTCCAATAGCTAAAATCTTTTTGGTACTATGATAAGCAATACATCGTAATACTGCCTGTGGATGTACAGTCCAACTTGCATCTTTATTCCTATTTCTCGGTTCTATATGCGAGAGTCTGATATGGCCATCCTGACTGCCACTAGCAATACAATCATTACTAATAAAGGTCATGCAAGATATTTGGCTAACATTTAAAGTACTGCTATGAGCATAACTATGATTAATTTTTATAACCTTGATATTTTCATCTCCTCCAATTGCTAAAGTATTCCCATCAGGACTAAAAGCTACTGATAATATACGTTTTGTTTCATTTATTTCATGAATAAGGTTTGGCTCCGTCTTATTATCTGATGAGGTGTTAGTTGTAATCTCATACAACCTGACACTACCATCTTCTGCTCCCCAAGCTAACATTTCTTTTTCTTTATTATGTTTGTTATCTTTCCTAAAAGCAACTGACCAAATCTGACTTTTCCTTTCATTATGAAAAAAACATAGTTCTAAAGTCTTTGTATTATGAACTCGAATTGAACCATGAGCATCACCTGTAGCAAAATAACTACCATCAGTATTAAAAGCAATGGAGTGAATACAACCTAATGGTTGAGAAAATTTAGAGTTTTTCAGGTCAGAATTGCTAAAATCTACTCCTGTTAAAATAGCTTCTGTTAAATCAGCATTCCAAATGGAAATATTTGATAGATCAAAGTAACTAAAATTTTTCTTGATGTTGAGTTTAATTAATAAATTAAAAATATTTCCAACCGCATAATTTTCTGATAAGTTTCCATCATTCTCCTCTTTTTGTAAATTCTTAATTATATTGATTAGATAATCAGCAAGCGTTAATCCATCTATTTGAATTAGAGTTTGCAATCTCTCTTTAAGAGACTCTAAATTAAGACGTTCTAGGATTTTAAAAATTGAATAATTTTTTAAAATATTTAATCTCTTTTCTTTAATTTCTTCAAGAATAGCATTAATAATTATTTCCGGAAAATAATTTAAGAATTTTTCTGTTAAAACAAATACGGTTTGAGAACTATGTTCTTTTTCAACAATTACTTCTTCTACTAACCTTCTTATTAAATGATCTTCGCTAATCTCTTGTTTCTCAGTATCCTCAAGTCCAATTTTATAAACTATTTGCTTTTCTCTATCATTTAATTTATCGAAGTATTCCCATGAATTATCATAGATAATTTGGCAAATGTGAGCTTGAAATTCCTTATTATTTTTATCATATACAGTTTTTTCATCACCAAATTTGTTGTGTATCTCTGGTGAAAAGGATTTATGTGTTTCTACGTCAACAACAAAATATTTTCCTGGTTCTGCATTTGCTTCTAGACGATAAGCCTTAACGATAGTGTAGCCTGTCAAGGTGTTACCATCATAGTTTTCAACAAGTTCGCCAGTTGCGGCTCCAATACGGAACCGTCTTTCTGCCGATGGTTCGGTTTGCTTATCATTATATGATTTAGTAGCTTTATGAACGGCTGTGGCAAATTTATAAGCTTCATCAGCATTATCTAAAATAATCACAGCGTTATCTCCATTGGTTGCTTGAACTACATCTTCACGCTTCTTATTTATTGTCTCTAACCCTTTATCAATAAAGTTTTGAATATGCCTGTTGATGAATGGCAAAAGATTCAAATTATCACAACCAAATTTTTGTCTGAATTCTTGACAAAATTCTTCTACTTCTCTAACAATTTCACTGTATCCCTTAAGATCAATTTCCACCACAGTTTTTATCACAGGTTCATTCATGATTTATGAGTAAATTTATAGTAGGTTTTGGGGGCGATTATTCTTAAAAATTTTATTTATAATGTTTTATGAATTACCAAACTAATTAAAATTGAACAAGGAATTACTAAAATTGAGAAGATTAATATGTAAACGGCATAGGTAAATATTCTAAATTTTAGAAACGTAATTCTAGCATTAATAGTAATTTGGCTTGCTATATCTTTGTATTCTTTTTTAAAAGTTTTCATATTGTTATCAAAATAGTATTTATTTAATGCTTTAAGTAATCCTTGCGAGTCGTATTTTTGTAAGTCACCAAAGAAATATAGGTTATCTGTATCTCTGATGGCAGATGTAGAATTTCTCATAGGCATGGTTTGTAACCATAGCAGTCGCTCTAAGTTCGTTTTAGGAATAAATGAAAGAGAACAGATTAAGGCTGAAATACAAAGCAGAGATGTTGTCAATAACAATCCAATACGTAAGGAGTTTGGCAGCTTTTCTACTGTAGCTAGAAGAGTGATGGTTGCGGTAACTCCAGCACCAGAAAAAGCAAGTAAAATAGCATTTTTTGCTTCTGCAAATCTCAGCCATTCATTGACATTCTGAAAAATAATTAGTAGTTTACTGGTCACTTCATCCATAAAAGATTTGCTTACCTAATTTACTAATCATATTTATATGTTTTCCATGTCTATCTTTAAATGACATATAAACAATTTATATACAGCAATCTTATGTGATTTAAAAACCTACTCTCTAAGGAAAAAAAGGCACAGAGTTGTTTAAATACACCATGTACATGATTATAGCTATAACAAATATTGTAGGAGATATTTAAAACACCTCTACAGATTGTAAAAGCTAACCAATCACTTTAACTGAACTGTATTTATTTTCTATTTAAGAAACACATAATAAATAGCATTATAAACTAAAAATCAAAAAATAATTCTTGAATCAAAAAAAGCAATAGTAGTAAATTTTCGATTTTTAAGCGATTATTAAAAATTATAAAAAAATATGAAATTTATAGAAAAACTGTCTTTTGCATTATAGAAAAGTTGCCAAAAATTTACAAATCTCAAATACTAGAAGAAACAAGATACTAGATACTGAAAAGAGTCTCTAATATTTTACAGATTTGTAGGGAGGTAAAATTTCACCTTTCTACAAATCAAATCTTTTCAACAACTCAACATTTAACTCACGTCAATATTATTTAACGAAAAGGCATCTTCACCTCGACCAAGAGCAAAGCGCAAGGAATTAGTGAGATTTTTGTTGGATAAGGTGAGGAAAATTAGTAATGCTAAAAAGGTGAGTGCTGCACTATAACCAAACATATTACGGTAGCCGACAAACTCACTGACATAGCCAAATATAGGCGCAGCGATCGCAATTCCTAAATCCAATCCAGCTAGACAAATAGCAAAAACTCGCCCCCGTTCTTGGGGTAGTGAACGATCTGCCATCATAGTAGCCATCATCGAAAATATTGTGCCACCACCGCAGCCTTCGGCGATCGCAGATATCAAAAAAGCATTGGTGCTGTTAGCTTGCCATAGTAATACACAAGCCAAGGTATATGAAGCAATTCCAAAGGTAATAAACAAACCTCGACCGAAGCGATCGCTGGCGCGACCAGCCAACACTCTGATTATAAAACTAGAGATGGCGGAAACTGTGAAAAACCAACCACCATTAAAACTTACTTCAGTAGATTTAATAAATAACGACACAAAGACATGCAAAGCACCGATAGATGTACCCACCAGTAACATCACTACAGCCGGAACTTTCACTCTTGAACTAGTTAATATTTGCCAAAAATTACTTTTTTGGCGTTCCGATTGTGATTGTGCATTTAATGGTGGATTGATGACTTGTGATCCACACAATAGTGCAATCATAGCAATGGTGGCGGTAAACAAAAAGAATTGCGAATAGCCAAAACTCTCTTGTAAATATCCACCAATTGCTGGCCCCAGGGCTAAACCAATGGGGCCAGTTAAACTCATGTAACTAATAATTTCTCCACGAATAACCACAGGTGCTAAATCAGCTACCAAAGCACTGTAGCCAGTGCTAAAAGCAGCAATACTAATTCCGTGAAAAATCCGTAGCAGGAATAATAAGGGGATGGATTTAAACACTAAATAGCCAAAAGGTGCGATCGCTGCTACTGTGATGCCAATCAATAAAACCAGTTTCCGTCCCCGTGTATCTGCTAGTTTTCCCAGCATAGGACGAAACACCAACAACCCAATGGCAAAGCCACCCATAACTATGCCAATTTCTTGCTTACTACCACCTATATCCTGAATGTATAGCGGTAGCGTTGGTAAAAAAGCGGCCGTGCTTGACCAGAATAACAAACCTGCTGCAAACAAAATCAGTAGGTTTCGCCGGAGGTCGGTATCAAATGTATTAAAAGCTTTCAAGGTAGATGCAAAGAACGCTAACTATAATTGTTCTAATATTGTTATGTTGGTTAACATTTTTTGCCACTAGTTCCCGTATCCGAACAGCTATTAAAGCACATTGAGGCAAGTATAGGAGTATAAAGGCAGAAGTGCTGGGTAGAATTTTACTCAGCGTTATTCAAATACTACATCTTCGTAAAGTTCTGCCATTTTTCCTTCAAAATTAACACTCTTGAGTCGAAATGATTGTTCTTGAGATGTGTATGTTTGTAAAACCCAAAAACCATCATCATTGAGGCGAAAACATTCAACTCGTTGGCGTTTCGTATTAATTAAAACGTATTCTTTTAAGCTTTCTATTGTTTGATAATCAGCGAATTTATCACCCCTGTCAAAAGCTTCAGTAGAGTTAGATAAAACTTCAACAATTAGACAGGGAAATCTTTTATGTCCGTGTGTTTCTTGGTCTCGTGAATCGCAAGTCACCATCACATCAGGATAGTAATATCGATTCAAAGATTCAATTCTAGCTTTCATCGCCAGAATATAAACACGGTATCTCGAACCGCGCAACTTATTTCTTAAAAGTACACCAATATTTCCAGCAATTGTAACGTGGGAATCTATTGATCCATCTAGTTTATATGTGTAGCCATCAATATATTCGTGTTTAATGGAGCTTGTTTCCTCCATTTGCAGATATTCTGCGGGTGAGATGTAGTTGGGTGAAGCTATCATAATCAGTCAAACATCCCAAAAAAACCTACTACTAATGTTAATTACGAATTACATCAAGTTGGGTTATTTTTATTGTCAACTACTTCTCTGACTCGGTAAATAGGTCTTCCCTGCGATTCATGGTAAGTACGCATCAACAATTCTGCCAACAAACCAAAGCAAAATAGCTGTACACCAGTTACTAATAATAAAACTGCCAAAATTAGCAACGGACGATTACCAATCATTTCACCCATTGCAAACTTGACAAATGTCAAATAAATTCCTATTCCCACACCCAAAACCATCGAAATCAAACCCAACAACCCAAAAACGTGCATCGGGCGGGTGAGGAACTTTTTCATAAACAAAATAGTTAACAAATCCATTAACACGCGAAAAGTCCGGGATATGCCGTACTTACTCCGCCCAAATCGCCTCGCGTGGTGACGCACGGGCATTTCCGTAATTCTTGCCCCTTCAATATATGCCAGTGCTGGTAAGAATCGGTGTAATTCGCCGTAGAGGTGCATATCTGCTACCAATTCTGAGCGATAGGCTTTGAGGGAACAGCCGTAGTCATGAATATAAACACTAGTAGTACGCCTAATCAGCCAGTTAGCAATTTTAGAAGGAAGTAAGCGATTTACAGCCCCATCTTGGCGTTTTTGCCGCCAACCACTGACCAAATCGTAACCTTCATCCAACTTCGCCAATAACATCGGGATATCAGCAGGATCATTTTGCAAGTCAGCATCTAAAGTTACTACGGCTTTGCCCACTGCATAGTTAAAACCAGCAGACATGGCTGCTGTTTGTCCATAATTACGCCGCAGAATTACCGCTTTTAAATCATTGCGAATTTGTGCTTGTTGTTTGAGAAATTCCGCCGAACCATCTGTAGAACCATCATCAACACAGATGATTTCATAACTAATTTGACTATTAGATAAAGTAGATGCGATCGCCTCGATTAAATGTGGTAAGCTTTCAACCTCATCACGTACAGGTACAACTACCGAAACCGCAGGTAAATTTGCGGAAATCGCCTTATTTTCCTCATTCATTCTCTCTGGAATCAACCCACTCCTCATAACTCTCCGCGTCCTCAGCGCCTCTGTGGTTCGTAACTTTGCACAACTCTGCCAGCACAGCGTAGTTGCTGATAATATGACCGACTCACTGCATCTCCCTGTTCCGAGAGAACATCAATACCTATACCATTGCGTCCTTGTGCCTTTCCTGAACTATGGATATAAGCACCATCACTTAAATAAAGCCCGACATGGGTCGCTCTTGCTGGTGTGCCGAAAAATACTAAATCTCCTAGTGTTAATTCTGATAGCTTGACTGGTTGAACAAAAGCTTCTTGCTGATAAGCATCTCTTGGTAGCCAAATTCCCACCGAGACAAACGCCGCCTGCATCAAACCAGAACAGTCATAATTTGGCCCGACTGTCCCACCCCAAAGATACTCATTAGGTTGTTCCATCGCTTTTTGGGCAAAAACAATCACTTTGGGAAGTAGTTTTTTAATTTCAGTTTCCGCCAATGTTGCAGCTTGATAATGTACAGTAGCAGGTTGTAATAAACCTAAATCAGCAAACGACACCCAGCCTGGATAATCATCCTCACATAAATACACCTCAACTGCTGTATCTTGATGATTTGATGTTACCTGTAAATGTCGCCCAGCCGCAGCTTGAGTTGCCAAGCCAGTACATTCTGGAGAATCGTATAAGTTGAGGTTTGCGAGACACTGGTATTCAGAGGCGGTGAAATTGAGGATTTGGGATTCTGGATTAGAGAGCATTATTCGATGGTTTTCTTTAGAAAAGACGAACAACTGGAAAATTTGGGTAATGGCATTTTAGAGGCAACTTGGGCAACATTTCCGACATTAGCCCAAAATCAAATTGCTTTGACTTGGGTTGTCTACGATCCGCCAGTACTCGTAAATACTGGTGGTGCTTTAACTCCCGATGCCTTTTGGAATCACCCAGTTCGTGGTTTTACTTATCGTGGTGTAGAACGGATTTACCCCGCAAGTGTGGTTAAGTTATTTTACTTGGTAGCAGTAAATGAGTGGTTAGAAAAAGGCATGATCCAAACCTCGAAGGAATTGGAGAGAGCCTTGGGCGATATGATAATTGATTCTAGTAATGATGCGACCAGTTTAGTGGTAGATATTTTGACTGGTACCACTTCGGGGCCAGAGTTATCATCAGGGCCTTTTGAAACTTGGAAGCAACAACGTCATATTGTTAACCGCTACTACCAATCTTTAGGTTGGGAGGAAATGGAGACAATTAATGTTTGCCAAAAAACTTGGTGTGATGGCCCTTATGGACGGGAGAGAGCATTTTATGGAGAGACGCTGGATAATCGCAATATGTTGACGACAAATGCGATCGCTCGGTTACTACATAGTATCGTGGGTGGGGTCGCAGTTTCGAGTTGGCGATCGCAAGCTATGATGAATCTACTCAAACGCAGTCTAAAACCAGAAAATTTACCTCAAAACGTCGAAGAAGACCAAATCACAGGTTTTATCGGTGGTGGTTTACCGCAAAACGCGCAAATTTGGTCAAAGGCAGGTTGGACAAGTCAAGTGCGTCACGATGCAGCGTATATTGAGATACCTGAACAACGTCCTTATTTACTAGTAGTTTTTACTGAAGGTAAAGCCAATGCTACCAACCGCGAAATTCTACCCTTTGTCTCTAAACTAGTTACAGAAGCTATTAGCAATCTGTGAAGTTTTTAGCAGCCCTGAATAAATCACAAACAAACTACTCCCCACTCCCTAAAAGTAAAAAAGCAAAAGGCAAAAGAAAATTCTTTTGCCTTTTTAAGTAGAACTGTGCAAATAAACCGAACTATGTAACAAAAAGTAAAGTGGCTTGAAAACCTCTTTCCTCCTGCCTTGTCATAACGACAATTTTTAACACCTACCTACTTAATCGCTATTTAGGTGTAACTTTATCTATCACGCTAATTTTGCCGTCATCTCCGACTGACCAAACGTCATAAACACCGAGGACATCACCGTTAGCATCAACATCTACGTTGCCACTAGCACCTTGGTAGTTAATCGTTTTACCTTCTTGGAGTAACTTTAACCCTTCACAAACATCAGTAACTTCTGTACCTGAACCAGCTGCAACTTCCCGAATTTTACTGGAAATGCCCACACCTGTGTTGTCTTTAGCGGCTTGTGCTGCCAAGACTAACAATGCAGCTGCATCCCAGGCTTGAGGTGCGTATTCTCCCGGTGAACCACCTTTTTTCTCTTTCCACAATTTGTTAAAAGCTTCTAAGGCTTTGCCATCGGAACCTGGCACTGTACCCAAAGCCCCAGCTAAAATAAATTTGCCATCGCTACCTTTACCTACTTGTTCTGGGAAGGTAGGTGATTTCACACCATCTGTCAGCAAAACTTGGACTCCCTTGGTCAAACCTTGTTGATAAGCAGCTTTCAGGAGTAGACTACCTGTCTCTGCATAAAGTACAGCGACTACTGCATCTGGCTTACCAGCAAACGCCGCCGCCGCTTCGGTGTCAAAGGTTTGGGCTTTGGGATCGTAACGCACTGGGTTATTTTTATTAACTACTGTGCCACCTAATTTTTCAAAAGTTTCGACAAATGCTTTTTCAAAACCCACACCGTAATCGTTGTTAATCACAACTGTGGACACGCGTTTAAAACCTTTTTTGTTGGCTAACTGGGCTAATGCTAATGCTTGGTAAGTATCTGGGGGTGCAGTCCGCGCCCAAAAGCCTTTAAAGTCGCCTTTTTTCGCTTTATCTGTAAATACGGGACTGGTGCTACCAGGAGACACCAACATAACTTTATTCGGTACAGCAACAGAAACCGCCGCTGTTGAAACACTACTGGCAAAGGAACCGACTACACCTGCAACTTTATCTAGTGTTGCCAGTTTGGTCATCCCAGATGCACCTGCTTTCGGGTCGGTTTGGTCGTCTACTTGTACGAGTGTGACATTTTTACCATTGACTCCACCACAGGCGTTAACGGTATCCACTAGCAAAGGCACAGAACCTACCATCTGCTGTCCGATGGAAGCTAAGTCACCTGTTGTTGGTAGTAAAGTCCCAATTTTTAACCCATCAGTACTGCTGGTTGTAGTGGTTGAGGTCGCTGTTGGGGAATTAGTACTGGTCGTATTGTTTGTATTCGCATTCTCACAAGCTGCCATGAAAAAGCCTGTAGCTATGGTAGCTACACTCAAGGCTAGGGCAGTAGTAATTCTCGGCATAATTAACTTTCACTCCTCTGATATTTAGGAGTCTGAAAGCAAGATTCAAACTATGTTTCAGGTTAGCTTTATCTTAACAGACTCCAAATGTTAAATGATAACATCTACCATAAGGAGTATCTGTGTTAATGCCAACATAGATATTAATATTTGTTTAATGATTTGCAGTACTGAGTGGAATGTACTGATGGAAAACGGAGAGGGAGGGATTCGAACCCTCGGTACGGAGTTGCCTGCCGTACAACAGATTAGCAATCTGCCGCTTTCGACCACTCAGCCACCTCTCCAGGGTCACGAATATCTATGTTAGCAGTTTTTCATCAATAGTCAATAGTTATTTATTTTGCTGTTGACTATTGACTAAATTTTACAGAACTTGCGATCGCATCCATGCCACGGGTAAAGTCGATAACTTTCGCCACTGGGGGACGTAGGCTCGCTGAGTGAACACGTCATAATCGTTACGTTCAATGACATTTAAAATGCCACTGTAGTGCATCAACGCTGCCCAAACGGGTAAACGCGCATCAGGAGATAGATAAGCAATACCTCTTTCTGCCTTGCGATAAAATTGTTCTGCCCGTGCAATTTGAAAGCGCATAAGAGAACGCCAGCGGTCATCTATGACACCTTTCAACAGGTCTTGCTCGGTATAATTAAATCTTGCCAAGTCTTCTAACGGCAGATAAATTCGCCCCCGCCTTGCATCTTCTCCCACATCTCTTAAGATGTTGGTCAGTTGTTTAGCGATTCCTAGAGCAATTTCTTCGTGAGTGGGAATATAAGAGGGTTGTTCGCGGTTCCACGGTGCTGTATTGCTGGTGTTATCCAACCCCATGATTGCAGTTGACATCAAGCCAACAGTACCAGCCACCCGATAACAGTAGAGGTATAGTTCCTCAAAAGTTTCGTAGCGGCTGCGGTACAAGTCCATTCTCTGTCCAGCAATCATGTCCCGAAAGGGCTGAATGTCCATCGGAAAGCGTTGCACAGTATCAACCAAAGCTACATCATAATTTTCGACTGGGTGTCCAGCAAAAATTGATTCTAGCTGCTGCTCCCATTGATCTAGGGTTTCTGGTGTGGTAAGAGCAGATGCAGGGCCATCCACTAGTTCATCTGTACGGCGACACCAAGCATAAATAGCCCAAACAGCAGGGCGTTTTTCTTTACTCAAAAGCAAAGTACTCAGGTAGAAAGTTGCGGAGTACTTGGCGATAAGTTGCCGACAAAGTTTGTATGACTCGTCTACAGAGACCAGCGTTTTCATGCGCGGGGGGGAATCAGGCAGTTGCAGCATTCGTTGCAGGCGTTCGGGTTAGCGTTTGTAGGTTTGAGGCACTGGCCTCTGGCAGCGATTCACAAATCGCCTGCGCTGTTAGCTTACCAGAAAGTACGGCCCCTTCCATACTGCCTAAATAGCGTTGCATGGTGTAACTCCCGCTGAGAAAGAAATTGGTGATGGGAGTTTTTTGGGGAGGACGGTACTGTTGGCGACCAGGAGTCGCTTTGTAAACTGAACGCGGCGTTTTCACTACATGAGATTTCAACAGTTTGGCTGGATTTTCTTTCCCAAAGTGTTCGGGTAAGAGTTTTTCCAACTCTGTCATAGTTGCAGCAACAATTTCCTCGTCAGATTTGCTAATCCAATCTTTAGCAGGAGCCAGAACTAATTCCAACATTGAGCGATCTGGGTTAGCGTATTCTCGACAAGTGTTGCTCATATCAGCATAAACGCTGAGGAGGGGCGATCGCGAAAAAAGTAGTTGATCAATGTCGGTTAATTTGCGATCAAACCAGAGATGGAGGTTAATTACTGGCACACCCTCTAAGCCTTCTAGCTTTTGGAAGCACTCTACTTGCTTCCAAGGTTCTGGCAACATCACTTTTAAGGCATCAACTGACATGGCTGATACGTAAAAGTCTGCCGTCACAACTTCATCTGGTTCGCCATTTAACCCGCGCAACAAAAATTCTTTGACTGTCCCATCGGGGTTGAGGACAATTTGTTTGAGAGGTACATTTAGCCGGACTTGACCGCCACCTGCGGTAATGTAATCAACAATAGGTTGACACAATCTTTCAGTGGGTGAACCATCCAAAAAGGCGATTTTGGAGCCATATCGCTCTTGCAAAAAGCGATTTAGGGCTGTTAATAAAATTGTGGATGATACTTCATCGGGGTTGATAAAGGTGAGGGCTTTAGAAGCAGCGATAAACACATCACTTGCTACCCGTTCCCCAATACCTTGTCTTTTCAACCACTCGGCAAAGCTGTACTTGTCCATCTCTTCGACATATTTTTGACCGCGCACGATGGCTGGAAGCAGGCCGATAGCGAACCTAATCTTCTGCTCCCAAGTCAACATATCGTTGTTGCGAAGAATCGAGGCAATAATGTTAAAAGGAGAGGGAATATCGGGAACATCAAACCGTGAGAGTGTTCCGGGTTTTTCTGGTTGATTAAAAATTAGTGTATGCTCTTTCCACTGGAGGCGGTCTTCAATGCCTAACTCCTTGAGCAATTGCAGCATATTGGGGTATGCCCCAAAGAAGGCGTGTAACCCGGTTTCGTACCAGTCGCCGTCAGAATCTTTCCATGCTGCTACCAGGCCACCCAATACGTCCCGACGCTCTAAGACAATGGGAGTGTGACCTGCGTCTATAAGATATTTCGCGCAGGAAAGTCCTGCTAGACCAGCGCCAGCGATCGCTACTCGCATTTAAACCTACTGTTGTTCAATATTTCTTAATGGTTTTGCCGTTCTCATTATACGTTGCAAACCGTTACATTTGGCAGTAATTGTGCGATCGCTTACCTAAAAACTTCTCGTCAGGGGAACAAGAGGAGTAATATTTTTTACTAATTACTTAATTAATCAACACTTTTTCCAGCTAGACCACTATGAGAGAATCAAAACGTTTCTTCCCTAGGCTCTAGTCCCTAATCTCTCGTCTCCAAATTTAAACAATAACTATAGGTAATAAATTATGCCAGTATCACGGGAGCTAGAACTATTCGGAAATCATGTAATTCTAGGTGTTTCCGGCACAAAATTAAGTGATGATGATAAACGGGCGCTCAGTGAATTAAAACCAGTTGGGGTGATATTTTTTGCGAAAAACTTTATAGATGGTGTTCCTTATCAGGTTTGGTTAGCCAGCTTTCAAGAACTCATAGACCAAATTCGTGAATATGCGGAACGTGATTCAATGTTCATGACGTTAGATCATGAAGGTGGGCGTGTAGTCCGTACACCCTTACCAATTACGAGATTTCCTTATGCTGCGTTGTTGCGATCGCAAGCTAAAGAAGTAGCAAAGGCCACAGCACGAGAGTTGAAATCACTGGGAATTAACGTATCTTGGTCGCC encodes:
- the pds gene encoding 15-cis-phytoene desaturase — protein: MRVAIAGAGLAGLSCAKYLIDAGHTPIVLERRDVLGGLVAAWKDSDGDWYETGLHAFFGAYPNMLQLLKELGIEDRLQWKEHTLIFNQPEKPGTLSRFDVPDIPSPFNIIASILRNNDMLTWEQKIRFAIGLLPAIVRGQKYVEEMDKYSFAEWLKRQGIGERVASDVFIAASKALTFINPDEVSSTILLTALNRFLQERYGSKIAFLDGSPTERLCQPIVDYITAGGGQVRLNVPLKQIVLNPDGTVKEFLLRGLNGEPDEVVTADFYVSAMSVDALKVMLPEPWKQVECFQKLEGLEGVPVINLHLWFDRKLTDIDQLLFSRSPLLSVYADMSNTCREYANPDRSMLELVLAPAKDWISKSDEEIVAATMTELEKLLPEHFGKENPAKLLKSHVVKTPRSVYKATPGRQQYRPPQKTPITNFFLSGSYTMQRYLGSMEGAVLSGKLTAQAICESLPEASASNLQTLTRTPATNAATA
- a CDS encoding C40 family peptidase translates to MLSNPESQILNFTASEYQCLANLNLYDSPECTGLATQAAAGRHLQVTSNHQDTAVEVYLCEDDYPGWVSFADLGLLQPATVHYQAATLAETEIKKLLPKVIVFAQKAMEQPNEYLWGGTVGPNYDCSGLMQAAFVSVGIWLPRDAYQQEAFVQPVKLSELTLGDLVFFGTPARATHVGLYLSDGAYIHSSGKAQGRNGIGIDVLSEQGDAVSRSYYQQLRCAGRVVQSYEPQRR
- the crtB gene encoding 15-cis-phytoene synthase CrtB; translated protein: MLQLPDSPPRMKTLVSVDESYKLCRQLIAKYSATFYLSTLLLSKEKRPAVWAIYAWCRRTDELVDGPASALTTPETLDQWEQQLESIFAGHPVENYDVALVDTVQRFPMDIQPFRDMIAGQRMDLYRSRYETFEELYLYCYRVAGTVGLMSTAIMGLDNTSNTAPWNREQPSYIPTHEEIALGIAKQLTNILRDVGEDARRGRIYLPLEDLARFNYTEQDLLKGVIDDRWRSLMRFQIARAEQFYRKAERGIAYLSPDARLPVWAALMHYSGILNVIERNDYDVFTQRAYVPQWRKLSTLPVAWMRSQVL
- a CDS encoding serine hydrolase, which produces MVFFRKDEQLENLGNGILEATWATFPTLAQNQIALTWVVYDPPVLVNTGGALTPDAFWNHPVRGFTYRGVERIYPASVVKLFYLVAVNEWLEKGMIQTSKELERALGDMIIDSSNDATSLVVDILTGTTSGPELSSGPFETWKQQRHIVNRYYQSLGWEEMETINVCQKTWCDGPYGRERAFYGETLDNRNMLTTNAIARLLHSIVGGVAVSSWRSQAMMNLLKRSLKPENLPQNVEEDQITGFIGGGLPQNAQIWSKAGWTSQVRHDAAYIEIPEQRPYLLVVFTEGKANATNREILPFVSKLVTEAISNL
- a CDS encoding ABC transporter substrate-binding protein, producing the protein MPRITTALALSVATIATGFFMAACENANTNNTTSTNSPTATSTTTTSSTDGLKIGTLLPTTGDLASIGQQMVGSVPLLVDTVNACGGVNGKNVTLVQVDDQTDPKAGASGMTKLATLDKVAGVVGSFASSVSTAAVSVAVPNKVMLVSPGSTSPVFTDKAKKGDFKGFWARTAPPDTYQALALAQLANKKGFKRVSTVVINNDYGVGFEKAFVETFEKLGGTVVNKNNPVRYDPKAQTFDTEAAAAFAGKPDAVVAVLYAETGSLLLKAAYQQGLTKGVQVLLTDGVKSPTFPEQVGKGSDGKFILAGALGTVPGSDGKALEAFNKLWKEKKGGSPGEYAPQAWDAAALLVLAAQAAKDNTGVGISSKIREVAAGSGTEVTDVCEGLKLLQEGKTINYQGASGNVDVDANGDVLGVYDVWSVGDDGKISVIDKVTPK